Part of the Anaerobaca lacustris genome is shown below.
TCAGCGAGGGCTCATCGGTGAACAGCACCTCGATCGTCGTGCCGAAGAAGGGCTTGAGGCGTTCATAGTAGGCGTCGTGCGTGGTGCGGATGAAGCTCTCGACCGCCGCCGGATCGAGAAGGTTCGGGTACCGCCGTGCGGCGTAGTAATTGTTCGAGGCGTGCGTGTGCTCGTAGGCCGGACGCAGAATGAACGGATCGGCTTGAGATGGATCGTAGGCCAGGGCCAGCGCCTCGAATTCGGGATTCTCTTCGAGCACAAGCCCGCCGGCGGCGCCGCTGGGGTAGCCGTCCTCGTCGTAGATCCAGACGCGAAGTCCCGCCCGGCTGCACGCTTCGACCGCCCGCACGAGAATTCTCCAGTTCTCCTCGGACCGCAGATACTCGCCGAACGCCACGTTGCAGACGATCCCGCCGAGCCCGAGGTCCTTCAGCGCCGTCATGCCTTCGACCGTGGCCTGCTGCGACGGCACTCCATGCACGATCTGGAGCGGACGCAGCCCAACGGGCGGCTCGCGCCAGTCTTCAAGCCACGGCCTCGGCAGATCGGCGGCCGACTCAGACCCCGACTCGATTGACGCCGCGAGAACAGCCCCTTGCGTCAAGAGCACCACGCCAAAGAAAACAATCACGAGCCTTCTCGCCAGATTCATGTCAATCCTCCGTAACCCTGGGACGCCGGCCAACGATTCGCGGCGTCGTCACAACGCCGCTATGCGATCCAATGCCTCCTTGACGTTGGCCAGCGTGCCAAACGCGGTCAGGCGGAAGTACCCCTCGCCGGCCGGACCGAACCCGACGCCGGGCGTGCCCACGACGTGGGCCTCGTTCAGCAGCCGGTCGAAGAACGCCCACGAGCCGAGCCCGTCGGGCGTCTTGAGCCAGATATACGGAGCGTTGACACCGCCGTAGACCTGGTAGCCCAGTTCGGTGAGCCTCTCGCGGATCACCCTGGCGTTGGTCATGTAGACGTCGATTGTCCGAGCGATCTGCTCACGGCCCTGCGGCGTGTAGACGGCCGCCGCACCGGCCTGGGTAACGTAGGAGACGCCGTTGAACTTGGTGCAGTGTCTCCGCTTCCAGATCGGATTGATCTCGACGGTCTGGCCGTCCTTCTTGTACGCCTTCAGCGATTTCGGCACGATGGTGTACGCGCAGCGGACCCCGGTGAAACCGGCGGTCTTGGAGAAGCTGCGGAACTCGATCGCCACGTCCCTGGCTCCCTCGATCTCATAGATCGAATGGGGGATCTCGGGATCGGAGATGAAGGCCTCATAAGCGGCGTCGAACAGGATCACCGCCTGGTTCTCGCGGGCGTAGGCCACCCATGCGGCCAGTTGCTCCTTCGTGGCGACCGAGCCGGTGGGATTGTTGGGAAAGCACAGATAGATCATATCCGCCGGCCGGCTTGGCGGTTCGGGGACAAAACCATTCTCGGCGGTGGCGGGCATGTAGACCACACCCTCGTACTGCCCGATCTCGTTGGCCTGCCCCGTCCGGCCCGCCATCACATTCGTATCGACGTAGACCGGGTAGACCGGGTCGGCGACCGCCACCACATTGTCGACGCCGAAAACTTCCTGCATGTTGCCCGTATCCGGCTTGGCGCCGTCGCTGACAAACACCTCGTCGATATCGACGTCGGCGCCACGGGCCTTGTAGTCATTCTCGACGATGGCCTTGCGGAGGAACTCGTAGCCGACGCCGCCGTCATCATAGCCCTTGAAGGTTTCGGGCCGGCCCATCTCATCGACCGCCCGGTGCATGGCCTCGATCACCGCGGGCGCCAACGGCTGCGTCACGTCGCCGATGCCCATGCTGATGACCTTGGCGCTCGGGTTCTGCTCTTTGAACGTGCGAACACGCCGTCCGATCTCTGGAAAAAGGTATCCGGCGCGGAGTTTCAGGAAGTTCTCGTTGATGTGAATCATGGTTCCTTTCGTCTTTCTGCTGGCCCCTGGGGGATACGACTCCAACACGTCCCCGGCCCTCTCTCGGCATCGGGGACCCAATCCAGATCCGCCATTCTATGGCCGCAGCGCCCCATCGTCAAGGTCGCAGGAAAACCTACGCCGTTGACGTAGAATCGCCCCCCCGGAGCGCCGCAATAAGCAGAATCAGGACCGCCGTCGGATTTGGGGTCTTGTTGCCGGCGGACCGTTGCGGTATATTGCCGGCATGGCGTCGAACGGCAGAGTCTGCACATGTGGTTTCACCGTCGATCACCGGACTGCCCGGTGCACGCGCAATACGACATATCGGCCGGTTTGCGAAACTCTTTGAAAGGGATTCACCGATGGCGAGCGAGGATACAGCAAGAGACGCGATGCGGATGACCTGCTGTCCATGCGGGTGCGGACACGAGCACGGCAATGACGGCATCAGCCGTCGGACCTTTCTCCAGGGAGTTGGCGGCGCCACGGTTTTCGGCGCGGCGCTGAGCGGGCTGACGTGGTCGAGCCTCGCGGTCGGACAGCCGGCGGTAGGGACCGCCCCGTCGCGACGACCGTTGCGGGTCAAGCCCATCCTGCAATACGGGGTCTACGAGCCCCGGCCGCAGACAAGCTGGCGACCGTGGGGCGCGGTCCACTCCGACGAGGCGGCCCGGGCCGAGGTCGGCCGCATTCAGGGCGAACTGAACGCGCTCCGGAACAGGGCCGACTTCCCCGTCGAGTTCCTGCCGGTCTCGGCGATTCGTGGGCCGGGCGACCTGGCCGGCATCGGCGATCTGGCCGGAGCCGACACGATCCTGCTCTACGCCGCCTGCGGGCCGCAGAGCACCTTCGATGCCCTGACCCAGACGGGCAAGGACATCCTCTTCTTCGTTCGCAGCAAATCCGGCCCGCATTACCTCTGGTATGAGATCGTCAGCCCCCGCTACCTCCGTCAGCACACCGACGGGTTGCAGACCAAGGGCATCGACGAACTCGACGTCGTCGTGGACGACCAGGACGAGATCCTCTGGCGGCTGCGAGCCCTTTGCGGGCTGCACAACGCCTTGGGGACCAAGATGCTGGCCGTCGGCGGCCCCGGTGCATGGTCGCAGCCGATCGAGGCTGTCACCGAGCGCGTCGTGCGTCAGTGGCGATTCGACATCCAGACAGTCTCCTATGACGAACTGGGCAAGCTGATCCGCCAGGCTCGCGACGATCGGGCCACCGTGGCGCTGGCTCGCCGCCGCGCGGACGAATACCTCAAACTCCCCGGAACCACGCTGGAGACGAAACGGGAATTCGTGGACAACTGCTTCCTGCTCGACCAGATCTTCCGCACGCTGATGCGGGAGGCCGGGTGCAGCGCCATCACGATTCACCACTGCATGGGCACGATCATGGACGTGTCGGAGACGGCCGCCTGTCTGACGCTGACCACGCTCAACGACGATGGATACCTGGCCTTCTGCGAGTCGGATTTCGTAGTGATCCCCTCCGGCGTGCTGTTGGCCGGCATCTGCGGCAAGCCGGTCTTCCTGCACAACCCCACCTGGCCCCACAAACAGATTATCACCCTGGCCCACTGCACCGCCCCGCGAAAGATGGACGGCAAGAACCTCGAGCCGGCGCGGATCCTGACGCATTTCGAGTCGGACTACGGCGCGGCCCCGAAGGTCGAGATGCGCAAGGGCCAGCAACTGACCAGCATCATCCCCGACTTCGCCGCCGAGTACTGGCAAGGGCTTCGCAGCGAGATTGTGGAGAATCCGTTCCTGCCGATCTGTCGCTCGCAGATCGAGGTCAAGTATGGGATCGAAAGCCAGGCGCTCGCCGAGCGGCTGCGCGGGTTCCACTGGATGACGTGCTACGGGGATTACACCCGCGAGATCGCTTACGCCCTGCGGCGCATCCCGATTCGCTGGGAGCTTCTCGCCTGACAACGTGGTGCGGTCTGGCGCAAACAGAGCATGGAGGGAGCCGGGATTGTCGTGGCCCGGCTCTCGACACATCAGGATCAGCTACGACAAAGAAGGAAAAGCACATGAACATCCGGTGTCTCCTGGCGGTGTTCACCGCCTGCGCAATGGCCACCTTGGCCGGAACGGCAGAACCAGTCTCGGCCGCAACGATTCACGTCTCACCCGATGGGCCGATCAAGACGCTGACGCTGGCGCGTGATATAATTCGCCAGCAGAAAGGCGATGCGGGGCTCAAGGAGCCCGTCCGCGTGATCGTGGCCGACGGCCGCTACAGCTTGAGCGAGCCGTTCGTCCTGACGCCGGAAGACAGCGGCACCAAGGATTGTCCGATCACCTATGAGGCCGCGCCGGGCGCGAAGCCCGTCTTCAGCGGGGGCCGGACCATCACAGGATTCAAGCCGGACGCCGATGGTCTTTGGTCCGTGCGCATCGGCGACGTGGCCGATGGCTTGTGGTACTTTGAGCAACTCTTCGTCAACGGCCGCCGCGCCGTTCGGGCCCGGACGCCCAACAAATGGTATCACTATATGGGCGAGACCTCCGAGGTGCCCATCGAAGGCGAGGAAGAGCAGTTCCTGCGCGCCACCCAGGTCCATGCCGACGCACTGGAACCGCTGGCGGGGCTGAGTCTGGCCGAAGTCCGCGACGTGACACTCGTCGCCTATCACAAATGGTGCATCACACGGCGGTTCCTCACCGCGATCGACGCTTCGAACAACCTGATCGTCACCACGGGCGAACAATTGAAGAGCTATTCGGGCTGGC
Proteins encoded:
- a CDS encoding LL-diaminopimelate aminotransferase; the protein is MIHINENFLKLRAGYLFPEIGRRVRTFKEQNPSAKVISMGIGDVTQPLAPAVIEAMHRAVDEMGRPETFKGYDDGGVGYEFLRKAIVENDYKARGADVDIDEVFVSDGAKPDTGNMQEVFGVDNVVAVADPVYPVYVDTNVMAGRTGQANEIGQYEGVVYMPATAENGFVPEPPSRPADMIYLCFPNNPTGSVATKEQLAAWVAYARENQAVILFDAAYEAFISDPEIPHSIYEIEGARDVAIEFRSFSKTAGFTGVRCAYTIVPKSLKAYKKDGQTVEINPIWKRRHCTKFNGVSYVTQAGAAAVYTPQGREQIARTIDVYMTNARVIRERLTELGYQVYGGVNAPYIWLKTPDGLGSWAFFDRLLNEAHVVGTPGVGFGPAGEGYFRLTAFGTLANVKEALDRIAAL
- a CDS encoding sugar isomerase — encoded protein: MASEDTARDAMRMTCCPCGCGHEHGNDGISRRTFLQGVGGATVFGAALSGLTWSSLAVGQPAVGTAPSRRPLRVKPILQYGVYEPRPQTSWRPWGAVHSDEAARAEVGRIQGELNALRNRADFPVEFLPVSAIRGPGDLAGIGDLAGADTILLYAACGPQSTFDALTQTGKDILFFVRSKSGPHYLWYEIVSPRYLRQHTDGLQTKGIDELDVVVDDQDEILWRLRALCGLHNALGTKMLAVGGPGAWSQPIEAVTERVVRQWRFDIQTVSYDELGKLIRQARDDRATVALARRRADEYLKLPGTTLETKREFVDNCFLLDQIFRTLMREAGCSAITIHHCMGTIMDVSETAACLTLTTLNDDGYLAFCESDFVVIPSGVLLAGICGKPVFLHNPTWPHKQIITLAHCTAPRKMDGKNLEPARILTHFESDYGAAPKVEMRKGQQLTSIIPDFAAEYWQGLRSEIVENPFLPICRSQIEVKYGIESQALAERLRGFHWMTCYGDYTREIAYALRRIPIRWELLA